ACTAATCCAGAGTGTGGCGAAATTATAGAAGGTACGGGAGGTATTCGAAAAGTGCGTATAGGTTTGACGGGCAGAGGTAAAAGAGGGGGCGCACGTGTGATTTATTACTTCTATAACATCCATTTCCCCGTGTTTCTTTTTGATGTGTTTGCTAAAAATGAGAAGGATAACCTTCCAAAAGCAGAAAGAAACGATTTGGCCAAGCTTTCGAAATTGCTTGTCAAAACTTACAAACCAAAGAGGTAATACCATGGCAACAAAAGCCTACAAAAGAATAAAAGAGGGCATGCTGGATGCTATCGCTTATGCGCAAGGAGATAATAGCACTGGGCATATTGTCACAAGAATCCAAGTACCCACAGTTGATGTGAAGGCAATTCGAAAAAAGCTCAATTTGACACAAGATGAGTTTTCACGAATGTTCGGCCTGAGTAAGGAAACCATTCGTAACTGGGAGCAAGGGAAAAGACAACCAGAAGGTCCAGCACGAATCTTGTTGCTCGTCATCGACCGTAAACCGCAAGCAGTTTTACAAGCACTTGCAAGCTAACCTTTAAAAGATAGCAGCTCATCATTATCTTTATAAGACTATAGTTGCTTGATTTCTTTTCTTTTAGGCAGTCAAATTGGCACTATTGGATGGAATTAGGTTTATAAATATTTTGAAACCACCGCTTATACTGCGGACATCTACCGTATTACTAACAACGCAAATAGCTCTATTTGACAAAGCTTGATTGTACGTACATAATTGTACATATGTTTACTTATGCTACAATTCGAATGGGACAATCAAAAGAATGCCTTGAACCAAAAGCGCCACGGTGTAAGCTTCGAGGTTGCAGTTTTGATCTTCAACGATCCGAATATAGTCACTTTTCTGGATACCCGTATCGACTATGGCGAAGATCGCTGGATCAGCATTGGCATGGCAGGTCAGACTGTATTGATCGTGGTACACACATTAAGGGAAGGGTATGACGGTGAAGAAGTCATTCGCATCATCTCGGCACGTAAAGCAACGACTAGTGAAGAAAGACGCTAACTATCAAGTGACGCCTAAAATGCAGCAAGAGCTAGCACGACTCGCTGTCATGAAGGATGAAGATATTTGTCTTAATGACACGGACATTCCCTCTATTGAAAATTGGGATAACGCGGTACATGGCAAGTTTTACCGACCGTTCAAACAATCCATTACAATTCGTGTCGAC
The window above is part of the Deltaproteobacteria bacterium genome. Proteins encoded here:
- a CDS encoding type II toxin-antitoxin system RelE/ParE family toxin — protein: MEKVWITIVETKPFMRKGKSLLSEDEVDAIKNLIATNPECGEIIEGTGGIRKVRIGLTGRGKRGGARVIYYFYNIHFPVFLFDVFAKNEKDNLPKAERNDLAKLSKLLVKTYKPKR
- a CDS encoding helix-turn-helix domain-containing protein, encoding MATKAYKRIKEGMLDAIAYAQGDNSTGHIVTRIQVPTVDVKAIRKKLNLTQDEFSRMFGLSKETIRNWEQGKRQPEGPARILLLVIDRKPQAVLQALAS
- a CDS encoding BrnT family toxin, with product MLQFEWDNQKNALNQKRHGVSFEVAVLIFNDPNIVTFLDTRIDYGEDRWISIGMAGQTVLIVVHTLREGYDGEEVIRIISARKATTSEERR
- a CDS encoding BrnA antitoxin family protein, with translation MTVKKSFASSRHVKQRLVKKDANYQVTPKMQQELARLAVMKDEDICLNDTDIPSIENWDNAVHGKFYRPFKQSITIRVDRDVLAWFKARKGAYQTSINKALREYIIAHTQK